The region TATTTGGATTAATCTGCATTCCATGGGTGGGATGCAATTTTGACAGCCTGAGCCGAGACACAGCCAAGGTGCTATTTGTGGTACTGCGGATGACACCTTTTTCTCTTGAAAGTTAGATCCCTTTCCACTCCTCATGAATGGGGCGTGGTTATCTTTTGGGAGAATCTGTTGGTAAAAAAAAAGTTCCATTACCTCCTCTTCCTTTTTGTTGGTACAGTCATGTACCATTATCTTGGTGCTTCTGCTACTGCTACCTATTTGCTTCATAGTTGCACTTGTTATAGATATTGGTCTTATCATTCTCTTGCTTTTAGTTGAGAAGTTCTCTTCCTGTAACCACTACTAGTACATATGATTAGATTCTCTGGTTCCTTACATGTCAGTATCAATGTACTAGCAGATGCCAAGACGCTTCCGCACAAAAAGTTCTCCATACGTGAGAAGAAGGCATCTGATGTCGGAATGGATCATGCAAACGGCCATCATAGGCCCTCAAGCAATCACCAAAGAAGTCCCATTGCGCGGAGACCGGACAATGGGGGGATCGAGGGGGCTGTGATTCCTCTATCTGCAAATTATTTCCTTGTGCGGTTCAGTCCGGATCAAAAGATTTTCCAGTATGATATTGACATTACCCCTCATCCATCCAAGGAAACAGCAAGAATGATCAAGAACAAGCTTGTTCAAGAAAATTCAAGTGTTCTCTCTGGTGCGCTGCCGGCCTTTGATGGCCGCAGGGACCTTTATAGTCCTATTGAGTTTCAGGAGAACAAGGCCGAGTTCTTCGTCAATCTCCCAGTTGCATCAGCACGATGTCCAGTAGATAAAAAGAATGGCCACATGCTTGACAAACAGAGTTTTAAAGTTTTCCAGGTGAACATTCGATTGGTTTCGAAGCTAAGTGGTGAGGACTTGAATAAGTATTTGACCGAAGACAAGGATGGCATTTCACTCCCTCAAGATTACCTCCATGCGCTGGAAGTCATCTTGCGAGAAGGTGCCATGGAAAGTTCCGTTCTGGTAGGCCGGTCTTTGTATCCACGCTCTATGGGAGAAGCAAGGGAGATTGGTGGTGGGGCTGTTGGATTAAGAGGTTTCTTTCAGAGCCTGAGACCAACCAAGCAAGGTCTCGCCCTTAATGTTGACCTCTCACTCACAGTATTCCACGAGAGCACCGGCATGATTGTGTACTTGCAGAAGCGCTTTGACTTCTTGAAGGACCTTTCGCATCAAAAAACTAGGGCTTTGTCAGAAGAGGAGCGGAGAGAGGTGGAGAAAGCTTTGAAGAACATTCAGGTTCGCGTATGCCATCGTGAGACCGACCAAAGGTACCATGTGCATAGCTTGACCAAGGAGACAACCGAAAACCTCAAGTTTCGAGATCGAAGTGCCAAAGATCTTATGGTGGTGGATTACTTCAAGGAGCAATACAACCATGATATACAGTTCAGGAACATGCCATGCTTGCAGATTGGTAGGAGCAAACCATGTTATGTGCCAATGGAGCTTTGTGTAGTTTGTGAGGGTCAGAAGTTTCTTGGCAAGCTCTCAGATGAACAAACCTCCAAGGTTCTCAGAATGGGGTGCCAAAGACCAAGTGAAAGAAAGGGAATCATAAAGGGCATTGTCGAAGAAGAATTTGGTGCTGGAAGGTATGGTTCATCATACTTGTCTTGTAATAGTTTTGCAGCAGCACTTGTGAACTATAGAAGTGTCTTTTGTTCTAAACTCTATGACTCTGTCATGCAGATTTAATCATAGCTACCTTACTCTTCTTGCAGTAATTCTTACGCCGACCAATTCAATCTCCAAGTGTCGAAGGACATGACACAACTCTCTGGGAGGGTTCTCTTGCCGCCAAGACTCAAGTTTGGTAGTGGAGGGCGCATTACGGATATGACGCCACACCGATTTGAtcgccaatggagtttgctggacaGCCATGTTACTGATGGCTCCAAGATTAAAAACTGGGCCTTGATAAGCTTTGGTGGTACCCCGGAGCAGCACTCCTACATTCCAAAGTTTGTCAACCAGCTATCAAGTCGGTGCGAGCAGCTTGGGATTCTTCTAAACAAGAAACCCGTCATCAGCCCATTGTTTGAGCGGATTCAACTTCTCAATAATCCTGGCATTTTGGAGAGTAAACTGGGGAAAATTCAAGAAGCTGCATCAGGCAACCTGCAACTACTAATCTGTGTCATGGAACGTAGGCACCGTGGCTATGCTGATCTGAAGCGGATTGCTGAAACGTCCATTGGTGTTGTGACACAGTGTTGCCTGTATCCCAACTTAAGCAAGCTGACCGTGCAGTTTGTGGCCAATTTAGCCCTAAAGATGAATGCTAAGCTTGGGGGCTGCAATGTTTCCCTCTATAACAGCCTGCCATGTCAAATTCCTAGAATATTTTCAGATGAGGAGCCAGTGATGTTCATGGGTGCTGATGTCACACACCCTCACCCACTCGACGACTCGAGCCCATCGGTGGTCGCCGTAGTTGCAAGCATGAACTGGCCTGCGGCAAACAAGTACATTTCCAGGATGAGGTCGCAAACGCACCGGAAAGAAATAATCGAACACCTGGATGTGATGACTGGTGAACTACTTGAAGAGTTCCTGAAAGAAGTTGGCAAGCTCCCGGGTAGAATCATATTCTTCCGGGATGGCGTGAGCGAGACGCAGTTCGACAAGGTCCTCAAGGAGGAGATGCATGCCCTGCGAGTGGCCTGTTTGAGGTACCCAGGCTACAAGCCCCTGACCACGTTCGTCGTGGTTCAGAAGAGGCATCACACCAGGCTCTTCCACAGGGAGAAGAACGGTGGCTCCACACACTATTCCGATCAGAACATACCGCCGGGGACGGTCGTCGACACGGTGATCACACACCCGAGGGAATTCGACTTCTACCTGTGCAGCCACTGGGGCACCAAGGGGACGAGCCGTCCAACTCATTACCACGTCCTGTTGGACGAGAACAGGTTCCAGTCCGACGAGGTGCAGCAGCTGATACACAATCTTTGCTACACTTTCGTGCGGTGCACCAGGCCGGTGTCCCTTGTGCCCCCTGCGTACTATGCGCATCTCGCCGCGTACAGGGGCAGGCTGTACCTTGAGAGGTCAGATTCGGTGGCCACCAGCTGCACGACTCTGTACAGATCCACTCCATTGCAGACGACGCCCCTGCCTAAGCTCAGTGACAGCGTGAAAAGGCTCATGTTCTACTGCTGATGCTCTGCTGTGTGCCTTGGATCTCATGGCATTTTGCGTATTTTCTTCTTCTGCAGTGTATTCTGCATCTACCCGAATTTATATATTTAGGAAACATGTATAGTGTCTCCTTGGACAATGATCATGCGTATGGCAGTGGCATCTTACAGTGGTTGGATGTTGGTGCTTGGTTGCATTATGCAAAATTCTGATACCAAACTGCTTGCATTTCTAGAGACGTACCGCCTATGCTGCTATGCTGGGGCTTTGCCTTTTGTACAACCTGGATGGTGAAATTGGTCCTTTTGTTTACACTAAAATCCCTTTATTCATGCATGGGCAGAGTCAGGGCATCTCCAACTCTGCCCCTAAATCGGACACCTTATCCGTCTGCGGACTGGTGGGACTAGTTCACGGTCAGTGATATGGGAGCCGGTAATTCACATAAAATGGATGATATTTTGTATGTTTTTACTAAACCAAGCACGCTACACTCAAAGTAATTATGGAAAATAGCATAACTCATCCATGCAAATATCTCTAGTACAACAATAGTTCAAATTCAATGAGATAACCAGATGTTCAACAAGTTTTTTGAAATCATCTATTTCAAATCCAATGATACTAGAGCCAGAGCCGACACATGTCGTCCCACACAAACTGCCCAttgagcttcatccaacaatgtatgTGCGTGAATGGATGCACTTGGTCCTGTAGTACGTCATGTGTTGAGGGACATTCCCCACGGATGAGACCCGGCCAGGGAAGATCCGACAAGGGCCTGGAAGTGTAACCCAGCCTGGGTCAGAAGACCTTTGCGGGAGATGACGTGAGCTGAAGAGGTCATGGGCCAAAGGAGAAAATTGTCCCAGGGAACCGGCCCGCGATGGATTCCACGCCAGACGGACTACACCTAAGCTTGGAAGACACAAAGGTTTAAGAGGCTTAGAGTAGGACTCTTATTACGGGCGAGGCCCGAAAACCTATTGTATACCAGGTAACCCGNNNNNNNNNNNNNNNNNNNNNNNNNNNNNNNNNNNNNNNNNNNNNNNNNNNNNNNNNNNNNNNNNNNNNNNNNNNNNNNNNNNNNNNNNNNNNNNNNNNNNNNNNNNNNNNNNNNNNNNNNNNNNNNNNNNNNNNNNNNNNNNNNNNNNNNNNNNNNNNNNNNNNNNNNNNNNNNNNNNNNNNNNNNNNNNNNNNNNNNNNNNNNNNNNNNNNNNNNNNNNNNNNNNNNNNNNNNNNNNNNNNNNNNNNNNNNNNNNNNNNNNNNNNNNNNNNNNNNNNNNNNNNNNNNNNNNNNNNNNNNNNNNNNNNNNNNNNNNNNNNNNNNNNNNNNNNNNNNNNNNNNNNNNNNNNNNNNNNNNNNNNNNNNNNNNNNNNNNNNNNNNNNNNNNNNNNNNNNNNNNNNNNNNNNNNNNNNNNNNNNNNNNNNNNNNNNNNNNNNNCAAAGGACAAGTTACAATCCCTCGAGAGCTAGTTAGCGAGAAAGCACCCTTGTAAACGAGATCATCGTCAacatcaatcaagaaggagtaggcttttacctccgtcGTGAGGGGCCAAACCCAGGGAAACTTGTGTCCCTCGTTTCGGATCAACCCCGGCCAAGCTaccacctagttgtgatggcttcacaactttgtcctttcacgaggacatctgcagtgacaaaaccacaacacttggcgcccaccatggggtcaGCGCacaatggtgttgagttcttggagggagccCTTCCAGGGATCGAGAGGCACGCGGTCGGCCGGATGATGAAGAGCCAATGCGGGAAGCTCTAAATCGATGACGCtggctggggtcccgaggccgactctATTGAGTCAGGATATCGGGTCTCCATCTGcaagatccacgtcttcatcggcatcaTCGGCGGGTTCAGACCAGAGCCGACTGCTTCCAACTTCATCGAAACTACACACATGACCAAACCCGACCAGGTTAAAGCCGGCCGGACTAATGCTTTCATCAGTTTCATCGGCAAAATCACGCAGGAGTCAGCCCCGACCGCCTATTCGGTGTCCGGAGGCGATACACTTGTCAATTTGGATGATGAGTCATCGGTCGGAGAAACCGAGTCAATCCTTCCACTTTTTGATGAAAGACTAGGAGATTACTCGGATGATGAGATCTGCCCAGAGCCCTACGAGCTGACGTGTCACACTACAATTTACATGGCAGAGGACCAGAACTAATCTCGGCACGACACGCATGGATACTTCATCACGGACACGTCAACTAGCTGTAACCCGACCGAGGCCACGTCAGATCAACCATCCAATGTCGAAGGAGCCGCAACCACCGCGCTAGCGGCCACTGACTCTAGAAGATCAGGGACTCAGGCACTGATGGAGATGATGACTACTCTTGGCATGCTCCTTTCAGATCCAGTAACTCTAAAAATGCGAACGCACGCTATGCATAGATCACAAAGTGTCGTGAGAAGCTGGCCAAGGTTCAGGAGGATATCAACGCAGAGAACGCACGTCTGGTTGAAGCTCGGGCTGAGGTCATCCAGGAGGCGTCTAGAGATCGAGGGGATCTACCTCAGCTTTCATCAGCACGAGGTGTCTGCGGTACATCAGAGGAGGTTCCAAAGCCGGCTTCCAGTAGCAATGGAGCCCGCCAGATTGCTCCAAACACCGCATAATCTACCTCCTCCGGCAGTACAAGGAACTGGTGCAGGCGCGCTGGGTGGAGGACTTGTCATACCGCAATTGACCCAAGATGCTCCCTCGAATATGGCCTAGCTACAGCCACCGGCTCACCTGCAGTCACCAGTCCAGCGCCAAACAGTCCAGTATTAGCCCAGGCGTTTTCAGACACCAACTAGTCATTTTCAAACCTGGTTGATAACGTACTGTCGGCGACACACAACCTCGTTGCGATCCCAATCGGCGAAAATATCCTAGTGGAGATTGAAGCCAGGAATGCGATCGAGATGTTGAAAACAACCGTCGTACAACAGGCAAACTACCCGCATATCCCAAACCGACTTCATTCTACTCCTCATCAGAGTCGCAATAGGAGCCGGTATGGGGAGTCTCTTGCAGTTTCTAGcagctgaaagatcgtggatgtcgtttagaggggggtgaataggcgcttaaaaacaattacggtttaggcttgaacaaatacggaataaaactagcatttaatttgtcaagcacaaaatctaaaataactaggctcacctatgtgcaccaacaacttagtaagcaagataaacaactaagtgatagcaagatatatatcatgaaacactatggctatcacaaagtaaagtgcataaataaatggctcgggtaagagataaccgaggcacacggagacgacgatgtatctcgaagttcacacccttgcggatcctaatctccgtttggagcggtgtggaggcacaatgctccccaagcagccactagggccaccgcaatctcctcacgccctcgcacaatacaagatgtcatgattccactaagggacccttgagggcggtcatcaaacctgtacaaatggcaacccttgggggcggtcgccggtacccgtacactttggcaacccatgGGGGCAGTCACTGGAACCCGCACAAATCTCTTGGGGCAATCTACACAACTTAATTGAAGACCCCAATGCTTTCCCAAATCTTTACACCACAACGGTTGAGCTTCGGCAACACCAACTATCTAGGGCACCAAAGAAGCCAAGagcaacaagctctagggtgcccaaacacccgagcgtaataagcttctcaacttttcACTTCCACACATCACCGTGGAGAACCCAAACCTATGCACCAAATgctatggcaagggcacacggagtgcccaagtccttctcttccAAATCCCACCACAACAACTAATGCTATGGAGGAAGAACAAAGAGAAGAACACAAAGAAGTCcacgatctagatccaaggggttcccctcacatagagtagAAAGTAATTGGTGGAAATATAgacctagatctcctctctcttttccctcaagaactagcaagaatcattggagggttgagagatagcaagctcaaagaaggtcaacaatggggggcaAACATGAGCTCAAAGGATAGGGACCATTGGGGAAGAAGGCCCCCTTAAATAGGCACCCCGAATCCAACTG is a window of Triticum dicoccoides isolate Atlit2015 ecotype Zavitan chromosome 2B, WEW_v2.0, whole genome shotgun sequence DNA encoding:
- the LOC119365309 gene encoding protein argonaute 7-like, whose product is MEREGGPKFERKAGRGGDGRNAGSNGGGGGGGGGSGGNGRWKWSGVCGSGGGGGGGHRQYPIIQAYPALLPLPINSGRAHNNGAVALPLPPPVLLYLQQPPPLHLLPAAATCYGKPMAGAAQRGAMWTHRPSKKPPPPPHAVTAALLPLPQDAKTLPHKKFSIREKKASDVGMDHANGHHRPSSNHQRSPIARRPDNGGIEGAVIPLSANYFLVRFSPDQKIFQYDIDITPHPSKETARMIKNKLVQENSSVLSGALPAFDGRRDLYSPIEFQENKAEFFVNLPVASARCPVDKKNGHMLDKQSFKVFQVNIRLVSKLSGEDLNKYLTEDKDGISLPQDYLHALEVILREGAMESSVLVGRSLYPRSMGEAREIGGGAVGLRGFFQSLRPTKQGLALNVDLSLTVFHESTGMIVYLQKRFDFLKDLSHQKTRALSEEERREVEKALKNIQVRVCHRETDQRYHVHSLTKETTENLKFRDRSAKDLMVVDYFKEQYNHDIQFRNMPCLQIGRSKPCYVPMELCVVCEGQKFLGKLSDEQTSKVLRMGCQRPSERKGIIKGIVEEEFGAGSNSYADQFNLQVSKDMTQLSGRVLLPPRLKFGSGGRITDMTPHRFDRQWSLLDSHVTDGSKIKNWALISFGGTPEQHSYIPKFVNQLSSRCEQLGILLNKKPVISPLFERIQLLNNPGILESKLGKIQEAASGNLQLLICVMERRHRGYADLKRIAETSIGVVTQCCLYPNLSKLTVQFVANLALKMNAKLGGCNVSLYNSLPCQIPRIFSDEEPVMFMGADVTHPHPLDDSSPSVVAVVASMNWPAANKYISRMRSQTHRKEIIEHLDVMTGELLEEFLKEVGKLPGRIIFFRDGVSETQFDKVLKEEMHALRVACLRYPGYKPLTTFVVVQKRHHTRLFHREKNGGSTHYSDQNIPPGTVVDTVITHPREFDFYLCSHWGTKGTSRPTHYHVLLDENRFQSDEVQQLIHNLCYTFVRCTRPVSLVPPAYYAHLAAYRGRLYLERSDSVATSCTTLYRSTPLQTTPLPKLSDSVKRLMFYC